In Fusarium oxysporum f. sp. lycopersici 4287 chromosome 12, whole genome shotgun sequence, one DNA window encodes the following:
- a CDS encoding trypsin, translating to MVKFASVVALVAPLAAAAPQEIPNIVGGTSASAGDFPFIVSISRNGGPWCGGSLLNANTVLTAAHCVSGYAQSGFQIRAGSLSRTSGGVTSSLSSVRVHPSYSGNNNDLAILKLSTSIPSGGNIGYARLAASGSDPVAGSSATVAGWGATSEGGSSTPVNLLKVTVPIVSRATCRAQYGTSAITNQMFCAGVSSGGKDSCQGDSGGPIVDSSNTLIGAVSWGNGCARPNYSGVYASVGALRSFIDTYA from the exons atGGTCAAGTTCGCTTCCGTCGTTGCACTTGTTGCTCCCCTGGCTGCTGCCGCTCCTCAGGAGATCCCCAACATCGTTGGCGGCACTTCTGCCAGCGCTGGCGACTTCCCCTTCATCGTGAGCATCAGCCGCAACGGTGGCCCCTGGTGTGGAGGTTCTCTCCTCAACGCCAACACCGTCTTGACTGCTGCCCACTGCGTTTCCGGATACGCTCAGAGCGGTTTCCAGATTCGTGCTGGCAGTCTG TCTCGCACTTCTGGTGGTGTTACCTCGTCGCTTTCCTCCGTCAGAGTTCACCCTAGCTACAGCGGAAACAACAACGATCTTGCTATTCTGAAGCTCTCTACTTCCATCCCCTCCGGCGGAAACATCGGCTATGCTCGCCTGGCTGCTTCCGGCTCTGACCCTGTCGCTGGATCTTCTGCCACAGTTGCTGGCTG GGGCGCTACCTCTGAGGGCGGCAGCTCTACTCCCGTCAACCTTCTGAAGGTTACTGTCCCTATCGTCTCTCGTGCTACCTGCCGAGCTCAGTACGGCACCTctgccatcaccaaccagaTGTTCTGTGCTGGTGTTTCTTCCGGCGGTAAGGACTCTTGCCAGGGTGACAGCGGCGGCCCCATCGTCGACAGCTCCAACACTCTTATCGGTGCTGTCTCTTGGGGTAACGGATGTGCCCGACCCAACTACTCTGGTGTCTATGCCAGCGTTGGTGCCCTCCGCTCTTTCATTGACACCTACGCTTAA